The sequence below is a genomic window from Terriglobales bacterium.
GGTATGGGCCTGCTTTACTGGACGGGAGGCAAAATCGGAAATTGCGTTCTGCGCGTCGTCTACCGCATGCGAGACGAAAACGACAATTCAGGCGTCTTCATCCGCATTCCCATTGAACCGCGCGAGGCATGGATGCCCGTCCATTACGGATACGAAGTGCAGATAGACAATCATCCCGAGCGCTCAAAGGAGGACGATTACCACGTCACAGGCACCCTCTATTCACTTACGAAGCCGCTCGCCGAGCCGGGAAAACCTGGCCCCGAATGGAACACCATGGAAATTACTCTTGACGGGCCTCGAACCACCGTAGTGGTCAACGGGCAAAA
It includes:
- a CDS encoding DUF1080 domain-containing protein, with the translated sequence MTKTILLFFVFTMLGSMQAQQTSWKQLFNGRDLSGWRHVGPGEMTVDDGLIHTHGGMGLLYWTGGKIGNCVLRVVYRMRDENDNSGVFIRIPIEPREAWMPVHYGYEVQIDNHPERSKEDDYHVTGTLYSLTKPLAEPGKPGPEWNTMEITLDGPRTTVVVNGQKVTDYKEGDPVPAKKASFEPERGRRPNEGWFGLQNHSNKDVVFFKEVAIRQLR